The sequence below is a genomic window from Micromonospora aurantiaca ATCC 27029.
ACGATGCCGAGCGCCGGGCGCGCACCGGCGTAACCCACGATTCCACACATGGTCCGCAGCCTAACCGAGTTTCGCTCATCGTGCGTGCTCGGAAAGGCGGTTAACGATCACTGAACTTGAGCGAACCGAGCGCCGGGGATGCGATTACCGGACAAAGCACCATCCAGGTCGTTCCGCCCGTCCCTACCGGTTCGGGACGCGGGGCGCGGACCGCCGGCCGGGACCGCACGGCTGGTCGCCACCGCCTACATTGAGGCCGGGCGCCGTCCCCCGGCCCCACCGTTCCGCGGTCGTCCGCGCCGTACCCCTGTGAGCTGAGCCCATGTCCGAGACGACCCCCGCCCCCGAACCGGCCTCCGGACCGAGCGACCCGACCGCCGCGCCGGCCACGCCGCAGCCCTCGTCCTGGACGCCGCCGGACCCGTTGGCCGCCCCGCAGCCGTGGACGCCGCCCGCGCCCTGGTCGCCGCCCCCGGCACCGAGCCCGTGGGCGGCAGCCGGCCCGGAGAGCGCGTCCGGAACCGACCCGGCCTCGTCCCCGAGCGGCACGGGCCGGCCGGTGGGCGAACCGGGGTGGGCGGCTCCGGCCGACCCGGCCGCCACGCCACGCCCGGCCGTCCCACCGGCCTCCGGCGATCCGCAGGCCCCAGGCTTCCCGGCCACGCCCGGCTGGCCGTCCCAGCCCGGCGTCCCGGACTTCTCGGCACAGCCGGCCTGGACACCGGGCGCCTACCCGCCCGGCCCTCACAAATCCGGGTCCTACCCGCCCGGGCCCTACCCGCCGCCGTACGCGTATCCGGGCATGCCGCCGCGCCGCAGCGGCGGCGGCTGGGTGGCCGGTCTGGTGATCGGCATCGTCACCGTCCTCGCACTGATCGTCTGCGGCTGCGTCGGGCTGTCCTTCCTCGGCCGCTCCATGACCGAGGGGACGGCCTCCGGCGACCGGTACGACGGGCCGCTGTACGGCGAGCCCGACGGATGGGCCGACGAGCCCACCGGTCCCCCGGCCCGACCGGTCACCACCCCGTCCGGCGGACCCGGCAGGTTCACCGTCCTGTACGAGGTCACAGCCACCGACGGCGAGGCGGAGGTGCAGTTCTACGACGCGGACGCGAACTTCCACCAGCCCGGCGCCGTGGACACGCCCTGGCGGCTGAGCCTCACCGCGAACGACCGCGAGCGGGTGCAGATCATCGCCAGCCCCGTCGAGTCCGGCGAGGTGACCTGCCGGATCACCGTCAACGGCAAGGTCGTCTCCACGGACTCGGGCGAGTACGGCGCGACCTGCTTCGGCTGGTGAGCGGTCGGCGGCGGGCCGTAGGCTGGCCGCCGTGACGACGACCGATCCCCTGGTGGCCCGGATGCGGCCGTTCGGCACCACCGTCTTCGCCGAGATGTCCGCGCTGGCCGTGCGCACCGGCGCGGTCAACCTCGGGCAGGGCTTCCCGGACACCGACGGCCCGCCGGAGATGCTCGCCGCCGCGGCCGAGGCGCTGCGTACCGGCCACAACCAGTACCCGCCCGGCCCGGGGATCCCCGCGCTGCGCGCCGCCGTCGCCGGGCACCAGCGCCGGTTCTGGGGCCTGGAGTACGACCCGGACGGCGAGATCGTCGTGACGGCCGGCGCCACCGAGGCGGTCGCGGCGAGCATCCTCGCGCTCTGCGAGCCGGGTGACGAGGTGATCTGCTTCGAGCCGTACTACGACTCGTACGCCGCCTCGATCGCGCTCGCCGGCGCGGTCCGCCGCCCGGTGACGCTGCGGCCCGGCCCCGACGGCAGGTACGCGTTCGACCCGGACGAGCTGCGCGCCGCGTTCGGGCCGCGTACCCGGCTGGTGCTGCTGAACTCGCCGCACAACCCGACCGGCAAGGTCTTCACCGCCGACGAGCTGACGACGGTGGCCGAGCTGTGCCGGGAACACGACGTGTACGCGGTCACCGACGAGGTCTACGAGCACCTGGTGTTCACCGACGCCGCCGCGCCGCACGTACCGCTGGCCACGCTGCCGGGCATGCGGGAGCGGACGCTGCGCATCTCGTCGGCCGGCAAGACGTTCTCCTGCACCGGCTGGAAGGTCGGCTGGGTGAGCGGCCCCGCGCCGCTGGTGGCGGCGGTGCTGCGGGTGAAGCAGTTCCTCACGTTCGTCAACGCCGGGCCGCTGCAACCGGCGGTGGCTGTGGCGCTCGGGCTGCCGGACGCGTACTTCACCGGGTTCCGGGACGACATGCAACGCCGCCGGGACCAGCTCGCCGCCGGGCTGGCCGACGCCGGGTTCGGCGTGCTCGCGCCGGAGGGCACCTACTTCGTCACCGCCGACGTCACGCCGCTGCGCGGCCGGGACGGGGTGGAGTTCTGCCGGGCGCTGCCGGAGCGCTGCGGCGTGGTGGCGGTGCCGACGCAGGTGTTCTACGACGACGTGGAGGCCGGGCGCCGGCTGATCCGGTTCGCGTTCTGCAAACGGCCGGAGGTGCTGGCCGAGGCGGTGACCCGGCTGCGCCGGCTCCGGGCGGACGGATGAGCGACGAGCAGGCCACGCGGCTGCGCCGGTTCACCGCCCAGCGTGGCTGCGACACGATGCTCTCCGGCGTACGCCCGGCCTCCGTACGGGAACAGCTCGCCGCGCTCGATCAGGTGGCCGGGGACGACCCGCCCGACCTGTACGGCGAGGGCGGGCCGGTGGCGGAGCTGGAGCTGCGGGTCGCCGAGCTGCTCGGCGCGGAGGCTGCCGCGTTCTTCCCGTCGGGCACGATGGCGCAGCAGGTGGCCATGCGTCACGGGGCGGAGCTGACCGGCCGCGCCGGTGTCGGCCTGCACCCGCTCAGCCATCCGCTGACGCACGAGCGGGACGCGTACGCGCTGCTCGCCGGCGTACGCGCGGTGCGCACCACGAGCGCGCCGCGCAACCCGACTGCCGACGAGGTGGCGACGCTCGACGAGCCGATCGGCACGCTCTTCCTGGAGTTGCCGCTGCGGGACGCCGGGTTCGTGCTGCCGACCTGGGACGAGCTGGTGGCCGTCGTCGCGGCGGCGCGCGCCCGCGGCGCCCGGGTGCACTTCGACGGGGCCCGGCTCTGGGAGTCGTCAGTCCATCTGGGCTACTCGCCGGCCGAGATCGCGGCGCTGGCCGACAGCACGTACGTCTCGTTCTACAAGTCGCTGGGCGGCATCTCCGGTGCCGCGCTGGCCGGCGACGCGGAGCTGATCCGGTACGCGCGTGCCTGGCGGCACCGCTACGGCGGCACGCTGTTCCAGCAGTGGCCGGCGGCGCTCGCAGCGCTCGCCGGGCTGACCCGGGAGCTGCCCCGCCTCCCCGGGTACGTGGTGCACGCCCGGGTGGTGGCCGAGGCGCTGGCCGCCCTGCCCGGCGCCCGGGTGTACCCGGCGCCGCCGCACACCCACCAGTTCCGGTTCTGGCTGCCGTACCCGGCGGCCGTGCTGGACGCGGCGAACCTGGCGCTGGCCGAGGAGGAACGCGCGTGGTTCGTCGGCGGCTGGCGGGACACCGAGGTGCCCGGGCTGGCGCTGGCCGAGGTGACCGTGGCCGGGCCGGCGCAGGAGCTGGACGCCGGCGCGGTGGCCGACCTGGCCGCCCGCTTCCTGCGCCGGGTCCAGGCGAACTGACCGCCGCGTCCGGCCGAGCTGACCGGCGAGGAGGAAGAGCAGGCGGCCCGGGTCGGTCAGGCGACCGGGCTGGCGGTGCGGACCTGCTCGGCGATGCGCTCGGCGACCTCGCGCGCGGTGTCCTCGGTGGCCGCCTCGACCATGACCCGCACCAGCGGCTCGGTGCCGGACGGGCGCAGCAGCACCCGGCCGGTCTCGCCCAGCTCCGCCTCGGCGCGCTCGACCTCGGCCCGGACGGCCGGTGCGGCGGCGCCGACGGTACGGTCGCCGACCGGCACGTTGATCAGCACCTGGGGCAGCTTGGTGACCACGGCGGCCAGCTCGGCCAGCGAGGTGCCGGTGGCGGCCATCCGCGCCATCAGGTGCAGGCCGGTCAGCACGCCGTCGCCGGTGGTGGCGTACGCGGGCAGCACGATGTGGCCGCTCTGCTCGCCGCCGAGCGCCAGGCCGGAGGCGCGCAGCTCCTCCAGCACGTACCGGTCGCCGACCTTGGTCTCGACCAGCCGGATGCCGTGCTCGGACATGGCCAGCCGGAGACCGAGGTTGCTCATCACTGTGGCGACCAGGGTGTCCTGGGTCAGCTCGCCGGCGTCCCGCATGGCCAGCGCGAGGATCGCCATGACCTGGTCGCCGTCGACCTCGTTCCCGTCGGCGGTGACCGCGACGCAGCGGTCGGCGTCGCCGTCGTGGGCGATGCCGAGGTGGGCGCCGTGCTCGACCACCGCGGCGCGCAGCGCCTCGATGTGGTTCGAGCCGCACTCGTCGTTGATGTTGAGCCCATCCGGCTCGGCGTAGATGGCGATCACCTCGGCGCCGGCCTCCCGGTAGGCGACCGGTGCGACGTCGGCGGCCGCGCCGTTGGCGCAGTCGACCACGACCTTGATCCCGTCGAGGCGGTGCGGCACGGTGCCGACCAGGTGCTGCACGTAGTGGTCGGCGCCGTCGAGCAGGTCGTGCACGCGGCCGACACCGGCGCCGACGGGGCGCTTCCAGGCGGTGGTGGCGTTCGCCTTAACCGCCTCCTCGATCTGCATCTCGATCTCGTCGGGCAGCTTGTGCCCGCCGGCGGCGAACAGCTTGATGCCGTTGTCCGGCATCGGGTTGTGCGAGGCGGAGAGCATCACGCCCAGGTCGGCCTTTGCCTCGGCGGTGAGGAACGCCACCGCCGGGGTGGGCAGCACGCCGACCCGGACCACGTTGGCGCCGGCACTGGTGAGCCCGGCGACCACCGCCGCCTCCAGCATCTCGCCGCTGGCCCGGGTGTCCCGGCCGACCACCGCGAGCGGCGGATGGCTCTTGTCGGTCTCGGCCAGCGTGTGGGCCGCGGCCACCGCGACCGCAAGCGCCAACTCCGGGGTGAGATCCGCGTTCGCCCGCCCACGTACGCCGTCCGTGCCGAACAACCGGCCCATACCCGCCAACCTCCGTGGAACTGCCGATGAGAGGAGAAACGCGGAACGGCCGGTCCGCCTCCCGGGAAGGGGAAGCGAGCCGGCCGTCCGTCAGAAGTACAAGACGCTTGTGGTGATCAGCGCTTCGAGTACTGGGGAGCCTTGCGGGCCTTCTTGAGGCCGTACTTCTTGCTCTCCTTGACCCGGGCGTCACGGGTCAGGAAGCCGGCCTTCTTCAGGGCCGGGCGGTCGTCGGGCTCGCTGACGATCAGCGCCCGGGCGATGGCGAGCCGCAGCGCGCCGGCCTGGCCGGTGGTGCCGCCGCCACGCAGGTTGGCGATCACGTCGAACGCCTCGGGCTTCTCGGCGGTGACCAGCGGGTCCTTGATGAGCTGCTGGTGCACCTTGCTCGGGAAGTAGGCCTCGAGGTCGCGGCCGTTGCAGGTGATCTTGCCGCTGCCCGGGATGATCCGGACCCGGACGATGGCTTCCTTGCGCCGACCCACGGTCTGGATCGGGCGGTCACCACGGGGCGCGCGCGCGACGGGCGCCGGCGCCTCGGTGGCCTCGGGGGCGACCTCGGTGGCGGTGATGTCGGTCATGCTGCTTCCTTCGCCCGCGCTCACTGCGCGATCTGCTTGATCTCGAACGGCACCGGCTGCTGCGCGGTGTGCGGGTGCTCGGCACCGGCGTAGACCTTCAGCTTCTTGAGAAGCTGACGGCCCAGCTTGTTGTGCGGGAGCATGCCCTTCACGGCCAGCTCGATGGCCCGCTCGGGCCGCTTGGTGAGCAGCTCGTCGTAGC
It includes:
- a CDS encoding MmpS family transport accessory protein — encoded protein: MSETTPAPEPASGPSDPTAAPATPQPSSWTPPDPLAAPQPWTPPAPWSPPPAPSPWAAAGPESASGTDPASSPSGTGRPVGEPGWAAPADPAATPRPAVPPASGDPQAPGFPATPGWPSQPGVPDFSAQPAWTPGAYPPGPHKSGSYPPGPYPPPYAYPGMPPRRSGGGWVAGLVIGIVTVLALIVCGCVGLSFLGRSMTEGTASGDRYDGPLYGEPDGWADEPTGPPARPVTTPSGGPGRFTVLYEVTATDGEAEVQFYDADANFHQPGAVDTPWRLSLTANDRERVQIIASPVESGEVTCRITVNGKVVSTDSGEYGATCFGW
- a CDS encoding pyridoxal phosphate-dependent aminotransferase is translated as MTTTDPLVARMRPFGTTVFAEMSALAVRTGAVNLGQGFPDTDGPPEMLAAAAEALRTGHNQYPPGPGIPALRAAVAGHQRRFWGLEYDPDGEIVVTAGATEAVAASILALCEPGDEVICFEPYYDSYAASIALAGAVRRPVTLRPGPDGRYAFDPDELRAAFGPRTRLVLLNSPHNPTGKVFTADELTTVAELCREHDVYAVTDEVYEHLVFTDAAAPHVPLATLPGMRERTLRISSAGKTFSCTGWKVGWVSGPAPLVAAVLRVKQFLTFVNAGPLQPAVAVALGLPDAYFTGFRDDMQRRRDQLAAGLADAGFGVLAPEGTYFVTADVTPLRGRDGVEFCRALPERCGVVAVPTQVFYDDVEAGRRLIRFAFCKRPEVLAEAVTRLRRLRADG
- a CDS encoding threonine aldolase family protein, with translation MSDEQATRLRRFTAQRGCDTMLSGVRPASVREQLAALDQVAGDDPPDLYGEGGPVAELELRVAELLGAEAAAFFPSGTMAQQVAMRHGAELTGRAGVGLHPLSHPLTHERDAYALLAGVRAVRTTSAPRNPTADEVATLDEPIGTLFLELPLRDAGFVLPTWDELVAVVAAARARGARVHFDGARLWESSVHLGYSPAEIAALADSTYVSFYKSLGGISGAALAGDAELIRYARAWRHRYGGTLFQQWPAALAALAGLTRELPRLPGYVVHARVVAEALAALPGARVYPAPPHTHQFRFWLPYPAAVLDAANLALAEEERAWFVGGWRDTEVPGLALAEVTVAGPAQELDAGAVADLAARFLRRVQAN
- the glmM gene encoding phosphoglucosamine mutase: MGRLFGTDGVRGRANADLTPELALAVAVAAAHTLAETDKSHPPLAVVGRDTRASGEMLEAAVVAGLTSAGANVVRVGVLPTPAVAFLTAEAKADLGVMLSASHNPMPDNGIKLFAAGGHKLPDEIEMQIEEAVKANATTAWKRPVGAGVGRVHDLLDGADHYVQHLVGTVPHRLDGIKVVVDCANGAAADVAPVAYREAGAEVIAIYAEPDGLNINDECGSNHIEALRAAVVEHGAHLGIAHDGDADRCVAVTADGNEVDGDQVMAILALAMRDAGELTQDTLVATVMSNLGLRLAMSEHGIRLVETKVGDRYVLEELRASGLALGGEQSGHIVLPAYATTGDGVLTGLHLMARMAATGTSLAELAAVVTKLPQVLINVPVGDRTVGAAAPAVRAEVERAEAELGETGRVLLRPSGTEPLVRVMVEAATEDTAREVAERIAEQVRTASPVA
- the rpsI gene encoding 30S ribosomal protein S9, translated to MTDITATEVAPEATEAPAPVARAPRGDRPIQTVGRRKEAIVRVRIIPGSGKITCNGRDLEAYFPSKVHQQLIKDPLVTAEKPEAFDVIANLRGGGTTGQAGALRLAIARALIVSEPDDRPALKKAGFLTRDARVKESKKYGLKKARKAPQYSKR